In a single window of the Drosophila miranda strain MSH22 chromosome XL, D.miranda_PacBio2.1, whole genome shotgun sequence genome:
- the LOC117191919 gene encoding 60S ribosomal protein L5-like has protein sequence MGFVKVVKNKQYFKRYQVKFRRRREGKTDYYARKRLTFQDKNKYNTPKYRLIVRLSNKDITFQIAYARIEGDRVVCAAYSHELPKYGIKVGLTNYAAAYCTGLLVARRVLNKLRNPAKQARETTRCRRPIAQPVWLPERHVNSGCYQHNHQHSGECHQRDALESGQEAVLPAGYPRH, from the exons ATG GGTTTCGTTAAGGTAGTCAAGAACAAGCAGTACTTCAAGCGCTACCAGGTTAAATTCCGCAGGCGTCGTGAGGGTAAGACCGATTACTATGCCAGGAAGCGCTTGACGTTCCAGGATAAGAACAAGTACAACACGCCCAAGTACCGTTTGATTGTGCGTCTCTCCAACAAGGACATCACTTTCCAGATCGCATATGCTCGCATTGAGGGTGACCGCGTTGTGTGTGCCGCTTACTCGCACGAGTTGCCGAAGTATGGCATTAAG GTCGGTTTGACTAACTATGCCGCTGCATACTGCACTGGCCTTCTGGTTGCCCGCCGTGTGCTGAACAAGCTACGGAACCCTGCTAAACAAGCCAGGGAAACCACCAG ATGCCGGCGGCCTATCGCCCAACCTGTATGGCTTCCGGAAAGGCATGTCAACTCTGGATGCTATCAACATAATCACCAACATAGCGGAGAATGCCATCAGCGGGACGCGCTGGAGAGCGGGCAAGAAGCAGTACTGCCTGCTGGTTACCCTCGACATTAA
- the LOC117186891 gene encoding serine/arginine-rich splicing factor 4-like produces the protein MEVSAGGCGTKDSDDSDVVIVSIQPAPPRENLKAREKAEERQARRFNESDRRRATCGRGHERVLERLRSHHRSSRRSRHSSRCSDARRQSHNARGQRNRGQRRRSASCRQRSMGGSRSRGASSQRHSRHTATRAQPEQPTAKPSTSREAPTREPCPPYSARAEEWKEDKEYVKRTIQALWQERMDQRRGRQAEARLEARRQRRQESRQRREEEHRCRDKERQRMEEQTAREVARRLEAAMQEARAALRRHAEADAQRRRAEAVGGEGRRSTGSWGARASEPGSAQRDDGPGDGAAAMGGRKANVAFDGGRDDDAGGEANGYGR, from the coding sequence ATGGAGGTGTCGGCCGGGGGATGCGGGACAAAGGACTCCGACGACAGCGACGTGGTGATCGTGTCAATTCAGCCAGCACCGCCGCGGGAAAACCTGAAGGCGCGTGAGAAGGCGGAGGAGAGGCAGGCGCGGCGTTTTAATGAATCCGATCGGCGGAGAGCTACCTGCGGGAGAGGGCACGAGAGGGTGCTGGAAAGGCTGCGAAGCCATCACCGAAGCAGCCGACGGAGCAGGCACAGCAGCCGGTGCAGTGACGCACGCCGGCAGAGCCACAACGCTCGCGGCCAGCGAAACCGGGGTCAACGCCGACGCAGCGCAAGCTGCAGGCAGCGCAGTATGGGCGGCAGCCGAAGCAGAGGCGCCAGCAGCCAGCGCCACAGTCGCCACACGGCAACGCGCGCGCAGCCAGAGCAGCCGACGGCAAAGCCGTCGACGTCCCGGGAGGCGCCCACTAGGGAGCCGTGTCCACCATACAGTGCACGGGCAGAGGAGTGGAAGGAGGACAAAGAGTACGTCAAGCGGACCATCCAGGCTCTGTGGCAGGAGCGGATGGACCAGCGGCGAGGTCGGCAGGCAGAGGCCCGGTTGGAAGCGCGACGGCAGCGACGCCAGGAGTCCCGCCAGCGACGCGAGGAGGAACACCGTTGTCGCGATAAAGAGCGCCAACGAATGGAGGAGCAGACGGCAAGAGAGGTGGCCCGCCGGCTCGAGGCCGCAATGCAAGAAGCCCGGGCAGCCCTGCGACGCCACGCAGAGGCCGATGCACAGCGCAGGCGAGCGGAAGCTGTGGGAGGAGAAGGACGCCGGTCGACCGGCAGCTGGGGAGCCCGCGCCTCCGAGCCAGGGTCCGCCCAGAGGGACGATGGACCAGGAGACGGAGCCGCCGCCATGGGTGGAAGGAAGGCGAACGTGGCCTTCGACGGCGGCAGAGACGACGACGCGGGAGGCGAAGCCAACGGCTACGGCAGGTGA